Proteins encoded by one window of Desulfovibrio ferrophilus:
- a CDS encoding PEP/pyruvate-binding domain-containing protein, whose product MAIIDAVRKMITRRREAIAEKDRRQMNLFLDKCERFRQLLAANHAALDAMSDMGDALAGLRPMDMNYVRSECVSAVAAVGRMVEALCAMSPDKYDGLRPSLRSIALSMDSIIHTQKKDGSAGPLVLALEDVAGRPDLCGSKTASLAEIQARLGLKIPSGFVFTADAYRLFLGTGLREEIERLCMVMPSDTLKGLYTLSFRISDLIFSAPIPQELEQLAASFLERTPPDVRFAVRSSAMDEDMLGVSFAGQYSSVLNVHPEELFDAFREVVASAYSVTAMTYRRNRGLRDDDTVMCVACMEMIESQAGGVMYTADPLGREINVIQIHAVPGLPVSIVDGACDPDVWCVNSNPLKISSVTIGHKEWIRRSDANQGTCRVRLEGRDCLEPSLNSGQALELANMGRCIEQHFGCPQDVEWALDAEGQLCILQSRPLEILTKNDISLRGVGGEVLLQCGTTASSGIAAGPVHIVNCDADLLSMPRGAVMVTDQAHPAWASALDRVEAIVAGHGSIAGHLANVAREFGVPAIFGIENIIEVLSEQGEAAAEITVDADSCSIYCGVRQELFLNRKPKPILMENSPVMQCLREVTEQIIPLKLTNAKSPDFVPENCSTLHDITRFCHEKGVDEMFNNPVDIPAGSARRLCTDVPTQYWMLDLGGGIAGQTTKAVSIDDIRSEPMLALWQGMHAMPWQGPPPPDAQGFLSVVMEATANPALEAGASNAMGQRNYFMVGSDYCNLQSRFGFHFSTVEGHAGPFTDENYVYLQLMGGGADSKRRKLRASMISNVLARKGFTATAKDDAVFARMENIPAASVLRGMMILGHVIVHTRQLDMAMSDPNAAKQHEHKLLEDISSLLETACTPMGCFPTPADSEPLGVRSGREDSDGVQ is encoded by the coding sequence ATGGCTATCATTGATGCTGTTAGAAAAATGATCACCAGAAGGCGCGAAGCAATCGCCGAGAAGGATAGAAGGCAGATGAATCTCTTTCTCGACAAGTGCGAACGCTTTCGCCAGCTTCTGGCTGCAAATCATGCCGCACTGGACGCCATGTCGGATATGGGGGACGCCCTTGCCGGGTTGCGCCCCATGGATATGAATTATGTCCGGTCCGAATGCGTCAGTGCCGTTGCTGCGGTTGGTCGTATGGTCGAGGCTCTTTGTGCCATGTCTCCCGACAAGTACGACGGACTCAGGCCTTCGCTTCGTAGCATCGCCTTGTCCATGGATTCGATTATTCATACTCAGAAGAAGGACGGCAGTGCCGGGCCGTTGGTTCTGGCCTTGGAGGATGTGGCGGGGCGCCCCGATCTTTGCGGATCAAAAACCGCAAGCCTGGCCGAAATTCAGGCGCGATTGGGACTGAAGATCCCGTCGGGGTTTGTCTTTACCGCTGATGCCTACCGCTTGTTCCTGGGAACGGGACTGCGTGAGGAAATCGAGAGACTGTGCATGGTCATGCCCTCCGACACCTTGAAGGGGCTGTATACCCTCTCATTTCGAATTTCCGATCTGATTTTTTCAGCTCCCATCCCACAGGAATTGGAGCAATTGGCGGCCTCCTTTCTTGAGCGGACACCTCCCGATGTCCGTTTTGCCGTCCGCAGCAGCGCAATGGACGAGGACATGCTCGGTGTGTCTTTTGCCGGGCAGTACAGTTCAGTACTCAATGTTCACCCCGAAGAACTGTTTGATGCCTTTCGCGAGGTGGTCGCCAGTGCCTATTCGGTGACGGCCATGACGTATCGACGCAACCGTGGGCTCAGGGATGACGACACGGTCATGTGCGTTGCCTGTATGGAAATGATCGAGTCTCAGGCTGGCGGTGTGATGTATACGGCTGATCCTTTGGGGCGAGAGATAAATGTCATTCAGATTCATGCTGTGCCCGGGTTGCCCGTCTCCATCGTGGATGGGGCCTGTGACCCTGATGTCTGGTGCGTCAACAGCAACCCCCTGAAGATTTCGAGCGTCACCATCGGGCATAAGGAATGGATTCGGCGAAGTGATGCGAATCAGGGCACCTGTCGAGTGCGTCTTGAGGGTAGGGACTGCCTGGAACCGTCTCTGAATTCCGGGCAGGCATTGGAACTAGCCAACATGGGGCGGTGCATTGAGCAGCATTTCGGCTGTCCGCAGGACGTTGAATGGGCTCTTGATGCTGAAGGCCAGCTGTGCATTTTACAGAGCAGACCTCTGGAAATACTGACTAAAAATGATATTTCTTTGCGCGGTGTCGGTGGCGAGGTCCTGCTTCAATGCGGCACAACGGCCAGCTCCGGCATCGCTGCAGGGCCGGTGCATATCGTTAACTGTGATGCCGATTTGCTGAGCATGCCTCGTGGCGCCGTCATGGTGACGGATCAGGCACATCCTGCATGGGCTTCGGCATTGGACCGGGTTGAGGCGATTGTGGCCGGGCATGGGAGCATCGCAGGGCATCTGGCGAATGTGGCACGAGAATTCGGAGTGCCGGCAATTTTTGGCATTGAGAACATCATCGAAGTCCTGAGTGAACAGGGCGAAGCCGCGGCGGAGATTACCGTGGATGCGGATTCCTGTTCCATCTATTGCGGTGTTCGTCAGGAGCTTTTCCTGAATCGGAAACCCAAGCCGATCCTCATGGAGAACAGTCCGGTCATGCAGTGCCTGCGAGAGGTGACGGAACAGATCATCCCTCTCAAACTGACCAACGCAAAGAGTCCCGATTTTGTGCCTGAAAATTGTTCAACACTGCATGATATCACGCGATTTTGTCATGAAAAGGGTGTGGACGAGATGTTCAACAACCCTGTGGATATTCCGGCGGGGTCAGCCCGAAGATTATGCACCGACGTCCCCACACAGTATTGGATGCTGGATCTTGGTGGAGGGATTGCCGGGCAGACGACTAAGGCCGTGTCCATTGATGATATCAGATCCGAACCCATGCTCGCCCTGTGGCAGGGTATGCACGCCATGCCGTGGCAGGGGCCACCGCCCCCGGATGCCCAAGGCTTTTTGTCGGTCGTCATGGAGGCTACGGCAAATCCGGCCCTTGAAGCCGGTGCATCGAATGCCATGGGGCAGCGCAATTACTTCATGGTCGGCAGCGACTATTGCAACCTGCAGTCCCGTTTCGGATTCCACTTCAGCACCGTGGAGGGCCACGCCGGGCCGTTTACTGACGAGAATTATGTCTATCTCCAGCTCATGGGGGGCGGAGCCGATTCCAAGCGGCGGAAGTTGCGGGCGTCGATGATCAGCAATGTGCTGGCCCGCAAGGGATTCACGGCAACAGCCAAGGATGATGCGGTTTTTGCCCGAATGGAGAATATTCCGGCGGCAAGTGTGCTGCGGGGAATGATGATCCTTGGGCATGTCATTGTTCATACGCGTCAGTTGGACATGGCCATGTCTGATCCCAATGCGGCAAAGCAGCATGAACATAAGCTGCTGGAAGATATCTCCTCACTACTCGAAACAGCCTGTACCCCCATGGGCTGTTTCCCCACCCCAGCGGACTCCGAGCCTCTCGGAGTCCGTTCTGGGCGGGAAGATTCGGATGGTGTGCAATGA
- a CDS encoding response regulator, translating to METMQLLLVDDEQDFLTYTSRRFKRRNVKISTAQSGQEALDLFEETEFDVVVLDVKMPGMDGMTVLERIRKIAPRAKVILLTGHASTEAAVQGMALGAFEYMLKPVQFEELYFKVIEAARAARATV from the coding sequence ATGGAGACGATGCAATTGCTCCTTGTGGATGATGAACAGGATTTCCTGACATACACGTCCAGGCGCTTCAAGAGGCGCAACGTGAAGATTTCAACGGCACAATCGGGCCAGGAGGCCTTGGACCTGTTTGAAGAGACCGAATTCGATGTTGTGGTGCTGGATGTGAAAATGCCCGGAATGGACGGCATGACTGTCCTTGAGCGCATCAGGAAAATCGCACCCAGGGCCAAGGTCATCCTTCTGACTGGTCATGCCAGTACAGAAGCTGCGGTTCAGGGGATGGCTTTGGGCGCGTTTGAATACATGCTCAAGCCCGTGCAGTTCGAAGAGTTGTATTTCAAGGTTATCGAAGCCGCCAGGGCCGCACGGGCCACGGTGTAG
- a CDS encoding YIP1 family protein, whose product MTAPATTVEEVTTARNTLGVKDYFDALVNIMRSPAGFYREIAEETGMRKAMLFLFVSAMFYSTVSMTYFYENSLTMGGVYLLNALVMPVLAAIFSFTLAGIVPGSNVRFDKIFSVYAYASGAIMVISWIPALSMILELFRAALVTVGLVRACGMGWIKSLCVVGMTAVLLLVFFWTLDPVLMELKALLTS is encoded by the coding sequence ATGACAGCGCCAGCAACGACTGTGGAAGAAGTGACAACAGCCAGGAATACACTGGGCGTGAAGGATTACTTTGACGCTTTGGTCAATATCATGCGCTCACCGGCAGGATTCTACAGAGAGATTGCCGAAGAAACGGGGATGCGCAAAGCAATGCTGTTTCTGTTTGTCTCGGCCATGTTCTATTCCACTGTCAGCATGACATACTTTTATGAAAATTCGCTGACCATGGGCGGGGTCTATCTGCTCAATGCCCTGGTTATGCCCGTGCTTGCCGCCATATTCAGCTTTACTCTTGCAGGGATAGTACCCGGCAGCAACGTCCGTTTCGACAAGATATTTTCTGTTTATGCCTATGCCTCTGGCGCGATCATGGTCATTTCCTGGATTCCTGCCTTGAGCATGATTCTGGAGTTGTTTCGCGCCGCCCTGGTCACTGTCGGATTGGTCAGGGCATGCGGCATGGGGTGGATCAAGTCACTCTGTGTGGTGGGCATGACCGCTGTCCTGCTGCTGGTGTTTTTCTGGACTCTTGATCCTGTGCTGATGGAACTCAAGGCCCTGCTGACGTCATAG